The Pseudomonas nunensis genome includes the window TTACCCTCGGCGCTATTGGCTTATCGTCCAGATATTTTGGCGGCTGAACATGCCTTGAAAGCGGCCAACGCCAATATCGGCGCGGCCAGGGCGGCATTCTTTCCGAATATCAGCCTAACCGCGTCGGCCGGCTCAGCAAGTTCTGAGCTCGATCAATTGTTTGCCGGAGGGCAGGGCGCATGGACCTTCATCCCCTCGGTCAGCCTGCCGATTTTTAACTGGGGACGCAATCAGGCCAACCTTGACGTTGCCAAGGTCAATACGTCAATCGAGGTCGCCAATTACCAAAAGGTTATCCAGGTTGCGTTCCGGGAGGTGTCTGACGCATTGGTGGCTCGAGCGTCACTCGACGCGCAGTTGAAAGCAGAAAGTCTGTTGGTTGAGGCAAATGAGCGAAGCTATCGAATGGCCGAAAATCGTTATGAAGAAGGTGTCGACACTTACCTCAATTCCCTGGATGCCCAGCGCAGTCTTTATAACGTTCAGCAGGCCGTAGTCCAAACGAAGCTATCGCGCATTAATAACTTGGTTTCACTGTACAAAGCACTGGGTGGGGGTGACGGCTTGGGGGGGCTGCCTCTGTAGTCACCTAGAAAATAACCTTTTCCTCCCTTGGCCCATGAAGCTATTTTCTCATGGGCCTTTTTTGTTATAGAACACTGAGTATGCTTTTCTAGCATTATCCGAGGATTCGTACTCAATTGATCCACTGGTATTTACTGTCACAGCCACTAGATCCAGAACACCAAGAGAGGCTAGGTACCATTCACCACGGATGAACTATACCGACCGACTGACTCTCTCTTGGGGCATCGTTACGCGAACCCTTTGACCTGTTATGCGCCTGGTCACTGGATCATGGTGAGTAGGTCAAAAACGCACAGGCTTCCTACGACCTTGCGAAAGACGTGACGTTGGCGGGCAGAGTTACCTAGAAAAACGTATGCCTCCGACACCGGGCCTTGCGTGATCTGAAACGGCTGCTATTTATGCGCAAGTAGCTGCTCGATGCCAGTTTGATTATGTGAAAGTGCGCTTTCGTGGGCTGATGAAAAATACGGCCCAATTGACCACGCTGTTCGCCCTGTCATACCTGTGGATAGCTCGAAAACAGCTGATGGATACGGGCGAGTTACGCGCTCAATACGAGAGGCCGGTCGAAAGCGCGCTCAACATACAGTTCATCGGTCGCCTTTCAGCCGGTATCCGGCCGCTAGATAGCGATGCTTCTGTTCTTCCCTTGCCGCCACGGTCGTAAGGTAGGTCGTGGCCGACGCTTTCGCAAATGACGGGGCACTCGGCGGCCCTGAAGATTCGAAATCGATAGCACTGCAGAAATGCGTAGCGTCGTCTGTTTCAGCCGTGCTTTGTAAGCATCTGGCGGACACACCTTGGTGATAGTTAAACTGCTACCTTTCGTTTTTGGGTGATGGAGCCTACTTACAGGGGGAGGCTCCACCCGTTCTGATGTCCTACGATTCGACGACGCTATCTAGTAGCGTCGTCCCATAGGAGTTGTCCACTACGCATAGCCACTTTTCCGAGATTTGTCGAAACACGTAGTTCGCCCTGCGCGAAATCTCAGCGTCTTTCCAGGCTGCCGTTATACGTTATGCAGGGCATATCACGCTAAGGCTGCTGGCTACGCTGGTACAACTCAGCGATCCAGGGCGAATGATGATTTTTTTGGTAGACGAGACATAACTCCTTTCGTGGCCGCGTCACCCCAACGTAAAAAAGACGTCGCGCCTCGCGAAGGGCCAGCGGGCTCTTTTTGTCTCTCCAGTTAGGTATGTCGTCACTATTAATACCGAACAAAATTACAGCATCGAACTCTCGCCCTTTAGCACTGTGTAGGGTGCTTAAGGTAACGCGACCAGTACCGTCTATTCGGCCAGAGAGTATCGTGAGCAGCATGTCATTGTTATCCCTTGGGTCAGTCCGCTTTATCATCTCGAGGCAAACCTCCCATTCTTGATGAGCATTGCGGCTGATTGATTGCCAAGGAGTGATCAATTCTTGCTGAAAACGCTGTAACCAAACATGAGTTGTCTCGCTTGAGTCAATGCTACCGCGTAGGAATGCCATCAACTGTTGAGACAGTGCTTGTTCTTCGAACTCTGTAACTCGCCCACCATAGACAAGGCCGATTGCTTGACCAACCAGGCGTTCATAGGGTGGATCTGCGACTTGCCATCCGCCAGTTACCCAGCCAGCGCAAGCCTCAATGAAGCGAGCAAGGCGTGAACTGCGTTTAACCAGCGCATTGCTGTCTGTTCGTATATAAGTAATGTTGGAACGTTCTAGCGAATCGACCACCTTATCGCCGAGCCAAGCCGCGCGATAGAGGATGGCAATCTGTTCAGACCGTAGGCCTCGACTGAGCAGAGCTGGCAGCACAGTCTTCGCGATATGCTGCGCCTGTAGCTCATGGCCACCCTCTACCGGCCAGAAAGTCAGCTCGCCCTCGGAAGCACCTTCCACACCGCGATAGTCGCGCTCCTCACCAAGTGCGCCCAAGGATGCTCGGATGATCTTTCCCCCGGAGCGGTAGTTGAAGCGCAGACGAATTGTTCTGACATCATCTCGTTTGGTTAGTCTTTGCAGCAGTTCGGGATTGGCACCCGTGAAACCGTAGATGGACTGATCCGCGTCTCCGACCGCGAACAGACGGAGGCCGCCTTCAAAGCAGAGCAGCAAGACCAGCTCGTGAAGTGCCTGACCCAGATCCTGGTACTCGTCAACGAACAAAACTGGGAAACGGGCTCGCAGCGCGTTTCGGATCCAGGGATGATCCTTGATCATGCGGAAAGCGATTAGCGGCATATCGTCGAAGTCAATGAGCCCACTATGACGTAGCTCATCCTCATAAGCTTCGATGAAGTCAGCTAACTCGTGGTTGCTCCCCCTCCAGGACGGTAAGTTACGATCGACATCGCGGCGGCGCTTCTCTTCAGCAAAGCGCCAGCGGTCGTGTGGGTTCCCCGCATCGTTGAAGACTTTTTCATAGGCGATCTCGATTGCGTCGCGACTTTCACTGCGCGTCGCGACGCGAAAATCATCAGGAAGTAGGCCTACAATGCAACGGGCATAGGGACCAATGACTTGCGTAAGCGCAAAGCTGTGGACGGTGCCAATAAAACTCCGATCACTACTCTTGATGCCCAACTTCGCGAGTCGCATCTCAAGCTCAATCGCGCATTCGTTGTTGTAAGTGATGCAAGCAACGCCGCGCGGATCGATGACATCTTCTATCAGTGTGCGCGCCATCGCAGTGGTCAGGGTTTTAGTCTTACCACTGCCGGGACCGGCAAGGACGACACAATGGCCGTGTTCGCATGCGGCATTGTATTGCTCTGGATTACCTTGAAGATCTGCTAGCGCTCGTATAAGCGCGAGATGGTTAGACACGAGACGCCACAAACTGGATAGCCGAAGCGATATAGGCGGGTGGAGTTAGCCCGGGCAGCCTCCTCGCTAGTTTTCCGCTGAGACGACCTTTTCCAATATCAGAGATCATGGCGAGTAACTGGTCCGGATCGACGGGTGTGCCGGCGCGCCAAGCTGTTATGCGCGCGGTGCGTACGGAGCCAAAACCTTGTTCGGCGAGGATGTCGAGCAGCGCCCCGATTAGGCTAGGCGTGTTCGCCACGGCGACCTCGAAGGTCTGGTTGTTCAGGAAGATGCCTGCAGGCTCCCAACCCTTGCTGAATTCGGTAAAGTCGGTTGCCTCCCACGTTGCGCGATTTTCAGGTGTCAAAGGAGTAGTTCCGGAAACAGCGCAAAAGGCATCCCAGATCCCGAGCGTCCGAGCCTTGCCAAGCGGTGGCTTGGTACCATCGAGTGGGTCCCAGTCGGTGACAACCGCAAACGGCAAGCCAAGGCTGCCAGCGAGCTTTACGTATGGGGCAAAGTTGGTGCCCGCGACATTGCAGATAGTGATTCCGAGTCGGTCAAGGTTTTTGCCCAGTGCGTCGGCGAAGCCAGGTAGCAGCGCTTCCTCGGCATCGCCCTCTACAAAGATGACTCCCCGGGCGAAAAGTAATTCGGATCGCGAGGCGGTCAAATATCGTTCTATGTCGTCGATCTCATCAGTATTCACTGGCAACGCGGCAAGCGAGTAGGCTCGGGACGCCCCTCTAACCGATCGTAAGGTCACGATTGATCGCAGCGGTGTAACTGCAGCGAGGGTCGGGGAGTGGCTAGTCACAATCAGCGCTTGGGCGGGGTCTGTATTTTGAAAAAGCTTGTCGAAGACCGTTCGCTGGAGTTGCGGGTGAAGATGAGCCTCTGGTTCCTCAATGCAAAGCAGCGAATAATTTCGCTCGTTCTTTGCCCGCCGCCAGGCAAACTCGGCCAGCTTTAACGCGATTAGCGCTACGTTTGCAGAGCCCAAACTTGCTTCTGCGATGCCACGCTTTCCTTCGTCTATATACATCGCGATCGAGCGAAACAGTCGGAGCGGATCGGTCGGCCCAAATCGTAACCTCGCGCCAATGTCATGCGTACTGCCAGCTAGATTTAAAATGCCAGAGCGCAACGACTCCTCGAGTAGTTTTACCGAGGGGAAATCTTCCATCTTCTTATTTGCAGCCTCGAGGTCAGCAGCGACGCCTTCCAGATCGCTCCGACTCACCGAAGCGACTGCATCTTCGAGCAGCGGCCTAAGTGGAGAGTAGCGCCAAGACGCGAGTTGTCCTTCGGCATCACGCAAGGCATCGAGCATATCGAGGGCAATCCTACGGCGCACCCGGCTCGATATCGGGCGGGACTCGTCGCCGCCGCCGTAGGTGATAAACTCGCAATCCTCGCCCGATTGTGGCGCTCCGCCGACCTCTGGCTTCTTACGGAATACATAGCTCAGTCTCGCGACCTTCGGATTGCCAGCGGTGCGAAAGTCGGTTAGCAAAGCGAGCAACCCATCGTCACTTTCAAAGTCGGCAAAATCGAGATGCACTTCAATTTGTGGGTTCTGCGTCAGGTCGCAACCATCCCAGAAATCTGAAAGCTTCAACTGCCGCGCAGAATCCGAAAGGGTTGGGTCAAAAACTAGCCGGATGGCGAAGAGTAGATTGCTTTTGCCGACCCGGTTTTCACCTAGCAGCACGACATTGCCGGCTAGCGGAATATTTACCATTTCAAAATTGCGAAAGTTTCGAATACTCAAATTTGCTAAGCGCACGCCGTTCCCTCTCTCATGCGGATCTTGTCTGTCAGCTTGTACGAGCGACAGGCCCGAAATCGGAAATTCGCCAGTAGCCTGCCACTTTAGTAGACGAAGCGTATTAGTGCGAACTGGATGCAGCCTGTTGAGCCGAGAGTTGACAGGACCGTGCGACCCCTTGTCCATTCGTCTACGGCGTCCTACCACCCTCTACGTCACAGCTTGTGAGGAGTGATGATAAAACGCTACTATGAGCATTCTCGCGGTGTTCCCATTTTGGGAATTTGTATGGTTGACGCCTGCTCGAAAGGGATTTATATTGATCCCAAATTGGGAACATTTTTATGCATTTGGTTGGTAAGGACATTCTCGGTGGTTTGAAAGGGCGGACCCCAGAGACCGATACGTGGGTCAGTGCTTGGGTTGCTGAGCTTGAGCACGCAATCTGGACGCACAAAGCAGATCTGATAGATCAGTTTCCCTCGGTAAGAGAACGGTACGCCGGGATTTATATTTTTGAAGTAGGTTTAGCGAAGTGTTGGCTAGAAGTGAGAATAGTGTTTCCTCAAAAAATCGCTCGCATAATCGCAATATTAGGTGCAGAAGAAATTGACGGACACTAAGGTCATAAAAACCGAGGAGCAGCACCAGTCTTATTTGGCCGAAGTCGACAGACTAATGTCAATGATGCCGAATCCTGGTTCTTTAGAAAGTAATCGGCTAGAAGTTCTGATTCTTCTGATTGAGGATTATGAGAGTAAAAAACACCCTATTGATGCCCCGGACCCTATAGATGCAATTCTGTTCAGGATGCATGAGAGAAGCCTCAAACAGGCTGATCTAATCCCGTATTTTGGCACCAGAAGCAGGGTGTCAGAGGTTCTAGGGCGTAAGCGTCCGCTTACGGTTCCAATGATCAAAGCCCTTTCTGTTGGGTTGGGAATCTCTGCTGAGACTTTGCTCGGGATAACTCATGCGGACGAGACACAATCTAAAGAGGAAGTGGATTGGTCTCGGTTTCCAATCAAAGAAATGGTGGCCCGGGGGTGGATCAATAAAGCGGTAGGTAAGGCGGCAAAAACTACTGAAGAGACACTGCGGGAGTTTGTATCGCTTATAGGGTGGCAGTTCGGCGAGGCTGCATTTAGGCGAACTCCATTGGGTGATGCATATTCGCCTACGACTAAGTACTCGTTGTATGTATGGCTGTTAAGGGTGATTCAGCGCGCTAGAGAAAATCGTGAGATGTTAGGTGAGTTCGATCAAAGCAAGCTATCAAGCTCATTTTTACGAGAGTTGGCCCAGCTTAGTTGGTTTGAAAACGGCCCACTGCTTGCTATCGAATTTCTTAATAAGCATGGTATAGCGGTAATTGTCGAGCCACATTTGAAAGGTACTATGCTAGATGGTGCCGCGTTAAAGGATGTAGACGGTACACCGATCATCGGATTAACACTTCGCTATGATCGACTGGATAATTTTTGGTTTACGTTGCTTCATGAAGTTGCTCATATATGGAAGCATATAGGAGCTGAAGAGGCTTTTCTTGACGATTTAGATGCATCTTCTGAGGATAGGAGAGAGGCTGAAGCTAATCGCATCGCTAGAGAAGCATGCATACCGAGAGTGGCTTGGAAGCGTTCAGGCGCTCATCTAGATCCTAATAAAGAAAATATAGACAAGTTGTCTAGAGAATTGAAAGTACATCCTGCCATAATCGCAGGGAGAATTCAGCGCGAAAAAGAAAACTATCAAATTTTCTCTGATTTGCTAGGGCGTGGAGAAGTTAGAAGTCTAATTGGTAATCATCCCTATGGTGAGCTATGACAGCCGTTTATGTTCCAATTCTCAAGGCTAAAGCCGGAGAGCTTGCAGCGCTTATGCATTTAAAGGACGTTGCTGTTGAGCAAATAATACCCTGGTTTGACATATCCCCAATAAATGACGAAAAACTTGAGAAGCTCAATGGTCAGCTTTTCCCACCGGTTGAATCCTATTTGAGTGGCGTCGCAGCGGAAATTTCAACGGTATGGAAAAGTCGAAAGATATTTCTCGACATGCCGAAGTGGGCAACTAATGCTCAAACTGAGGGCGGCGAGCACGTAATTCCATTTTTACGGAATCAATTAGCTTCGTTTCGTGTTAGTGCCGATCTGGTAGTTGATTATGTCAGATGGGATGATCCAGTTTACGCTAATGCGCTTCGTGGAGCACGAGTCACTGGTGACTGTAATTTTGCTCTGCGTCTCGTAATGGACTCTGATACGGTAGAGGAATTGTCCGAGGAAGAGTTTTTTCTGGAGAGGCTGGCTGATATATCGGACACTTTAGATTTTGATCCTGCCCTTGTTATGGTCATGATAGATTTTGGGGACATATCTAACGAAAAGCACACAATGCCTGATTTGGTATCCAAGTCGGAAAGGGCGATTGATATTTTAAAGAAAGCTGGGTTTAAAATATTTAGATTGGCGGGGTGTTCACTCCCGGCTTTTATATCGCAATCGATCAAAAAGCAGAATAGCACTGGGCTTGTTGTTAGGAAGGAAATGGGGGCGTGGCGGACGTTAATAGTGCAGCCAGGTCTTGAATTACTAGGGTTTAGTGATTACGGTATACGTGGTCCTAATGCAAAAGAAACAGGTGGGGCTTCAAATGCTAACGGAAAAATTCGTTATACAATTGAAAAGGAAATATTCATTGCTCGAGGGTATCCTTTAACCGAAGGTTTGAAAGGCGCCCAGCATCAGGAACTCGCGCGTTTAGTCATTAAGTCTGGATCTTGGGCCGGCGAAAAATTCAGCTGGGGAGACAAAGAAATTCTTCGGTGCAGCGAAGGAGCGTTTTCAGGAAACTCTTCAGATTGGATAGCAATAGATACAAATCACCACATTCATTCGGTAGTACGTGAGGTCATTGAGTATAGAGAGTTGGTAGCCGCTAAAGCTGCCAGGCAACCTATCAAAGTCTGAGTGGAAGAGAAATTCCTGTTTGCTTTCGACCCAAGAGAGAGGCGGCCCCACCTAGACACGTCTTGACGAGTTTGTCTTAGGGCGGTGGCGTGAGCCAAGCGCCCCTGTCGACGGTTGCGGTGGAGCTTTTACCAGCGTTTGGTGTCCGGGAGAACTAGATTCCACCCAAGGATTACGTTGCTCTGGTGATGACATCCATCTCAATCTCGATCCACCCACAATCTGGAAGGCTGTTAACGCCAACCGCGGTTCGAGCTGGCAGGGTTAGACCAGGGAACGCGGTATATAGAACATAGGACGCTGCATCCACCACTGATGTATGACGCGTAAAGTATTCGGTCGAGCGAACAAGGCCGCATAGCCGAACGATATGAGTAATGCGACTAAGGCCGCTATCGCACGTAGAGCTAAGCGCCGCCAGACAATTCAGCATGGCAATCTGGGCGGCTTTTTGCGCCTCCTCAAGCCCCTAGCCCTTAGAACGGGTACCCGTCGTCCGTACCGCGACCGATTATGAAGGATTCGCCTAGTTTGCGGCCAAGCAAAATCTAGCCCATTCGGCCATCAGCGTTCTCCGCTTCTCCAAAAAATCTGAACGAGAGTACGCTGCTTCAGTCTGATCCCTCTCATCATGAGCAAGCGCCAGTTCACATAGGTCTCGCGGGTATTGAGTGCAGTCGTTTGCCCAGTCGCGAAAAGTAGAACGAAATCCATGACGCGTAATGTCGGTATGACCCAATTTATGCAGCAGAGTACGCACTGCATTGGCGTGAATGACACCGCTTTTTCCTTGGCCGGGGAACACATAAGAGGAGTCACCGCGGGCTATACCTTTCAGCATTTCTATCGCTTCAGCGGGCAGTGGAACGCTGAACTGCTTCTTCATCTTCATTCGCTCCCCTGGGAGCGTCCATGTTTCTTTGTCAAAATCAAATTCAGACCATTGAGCAAACCGCACCATGTGGGATCTAGCGCCAGTCAAAATGAGTAGGCGGGCGGCTATGGCATCTCTTTTGGGGATTGCTGCTAGTTTGACCATCAGCGCAGGTAAGTCCTGCCAGTGCATGGCTGGAAAATGCTGACGTTGCCGGGCTTTTTTCTTTTCCGCTTTGCTAAGAAGATTATCCAGATGGCCGCGCCAACGA containing:
- a CDS encoding beta family protein produces the protein MTAVYVPILKAKAGELAALMHLKDVAVEQIIPWFDISPINDEKLEKLNGQLFPPVESYLSGVAAEISTVWKSRKIFLDMPKWATNAQTEGGEHVIPFLRNQLASFRVSADLVVDYVRWDDPVYANALRGARVTGDCNFALRLVMDSDTVEELSEEEFFLERLADISDTLDFDPALVMVMIDFGDISNEKHTMPDLVSKSERAIDILKKAGFKIFRLAGCSLPAFISQSIKKQNSTGLVVRKEMGAWRTLIVQPGLELLGFSDYGIRGPNAKETGGASNANGKIRYTIEKEIFIARGYPLTEGLKGAQHQELARLVIKSGSWAGEKFSWGDKEILRCSEGAFSGNSSDWIAIDTNHHIHSVVREVIEYRELVAAKAARQPIKV
- a CDS encoding ATP-dependent helicase — its product is MSNHLALIRALADLQGNPEQYNAACEHGHCVVLAGPGSGKTKTLTTAMARTLIEDVIDPRGVACITYNNECAIELEMRLAKLGIKSSDRSFIGTVHSFALTQVIGPYARCIVGLLPDDFRVATRSESRDAIEIAYEKVFNDAGNPHDRWRFAEEKRRRDVDRNLPSWRGSNHELADFIEAYEDELRHSGLIDFDDMPLIAFRMIKDHPWIRNALRARFPVLFVDEYQDLGQALHELVLLLCFEGGLRLFAVGDADQSIYGFTGANPELLQRLTKRDDVRTIRLRFNYRSGGKIIRASLGALGEERDYRGVEGASEGELTFWPVEGGHELQAQHIAKTVLPALLSRGLRSEQIAILYRAAWLGDKVVDSLERSNITYIRTDSNALVKRSSRLARFIEACAGWVTGGWQVADPPYERLVGQAIGLVYGGRVTEFEEQALSQQLMAFLRGSIDSSETTHVWLQRFQQELITPWQSISRNAHQEWEVCLEMIKRTDPRDNNDMLLTILSGRIDGTGRVTLSTLHSAKGREFDAVILFGINSDDIPNWRDKKSPLALREARRLFYVGVTRPRKELCLVYQKNHHSPWIAELYQRSQQP
- a CDS encoding tyrosine-type recombinase/integrase encodes the protein MGKLTSKTVESLAKTSTPGKTNDGDGLYFQISKGGAASWIFRYKLDGRSREMGLGPFPTVTLSAARQFAADQRKVLNTGADPLAARDAQREAKREAEREATARRITFEDLAIQHQHAHGAGWSDKWRKGWLRKLELYAFPIIGKLSADAIQTDHVVNVLRPIWATKTRTADEVRGQIEQVLDAAKSRRLREGDNPARWRGHLDNLLSKAEKKKARQRQHFPAMHWQDLPALMVKLAAIPKRDAIAARLLILTGARSHMVRFAQWSEFDFDKETWTLPGERMKMKKQFSVPLPAEAIEMLKGIARGDSSYVFPGQGKSGVIHANAVRTLLHKLGHTDITRHGFRSTFRDWANDCTQYPRDLCELALAHDERDQTEAAYSRSDFLEKRRTLMAEWARFCLAAN
- a CDS encoding ATP-dependent nuclease, which encodes MRLANLSIRNFRNFEMVNIPLAGNVVLLGENRVGKSNLLFAIRLVFDPTLSDSARQLKLSDFWDGCDLTQNPQIEVHLDFADFESDDGLLALLTDFRTAGNPKVARLSYVFRKKPEVGGAPQSGEDCEFITYGGGDESRPISSRVRRRIALDMLDALRDAEGQLASWRYSPLRPLLEDAVASVSRSDLEGVAADLEAANKKMEDFPSVKLLEESLRSGILNLAGSTHDIGARLRFGPTDPLRLFRSIAMYIDEGKRGIAEASLGSANVALIALKLAEFAWRRAKNERNYSLLCIEEPEAHLHPQLQRTVFDKLFQNTDPAQALIVTSHSPTLAAVTPLRSIVTLRSVRGASRAYSLAALPVNTDEIDDIERYLTASRSELLFARGVIFVEGDAEEALLPGFADALGKNLDRLGITICNVAGTNFAPYVKLAGSLGLPFAVVTDWDPLDGTKPPLGKARTLGIWDAFCAVSGTTPLTPENRATWEATDFTEFSKGWEPAGIFLNNQTFEVAVANTPSLIGALLDILAEQGFGSVRTARITAWRAGTPVDPDQLLAMISDIGKGRLSGKLARRLPGLTPPAYIASAIQFVASRV
- a CDS encoding ImmA/IrrE family metallo-endopeptidase codes for the protein MQKKLTDTKVIKTEEQHQSYLAEVDRLMSMMPNPGSLESNRLEVLILLIEDYESKKHPIDAPDPIDAILFRMHERSLKQADLIPYFGTRSRVSEVLGRKRPLTVPMIKALSVGLGISAETLLGITHADETQSKEEVDWSRFPIKEMVARGWINKAVGKAAKTTEETLREFVSLIGWQFGEAAFRRTPLGDAYSPTTKYSLYVWLLRVIQRARENREMLGEFDQSKLSSSFLRELAQLSWFENGPLLAIEFLNKHGIAVIVEPHLKGTMLDGAALKDVDGTPIIGLTLRYDRLDNFWFTLLHEVAHIWKHIGAEEAFLDDLDASSEDRREAEANRIAREACIPRVAWKRSGAHLDPNKENIDKLSRELKVHPAIIAGRIQREKENYQIFSDLLGRGEVRSLIGNHPYGEL